Sequence from the Mycolicibacterium fluoranthenivorans genome:
GCCGCGGTGGGCGAACCGGCGAACGGCGGCCACCGCCAGGGCGACCACGGTGTACAACCCGATGCCGGCCGCGGCGGTGAGCAGCATCGTCACCACGGCCGAAAGCCGGCGCGGGTCGCTGTAGAACAGGTCGCTGAACCGCCCGGTGAGGGTGCCGATGATGCCGCCGAACGGGGCCGACGAATGCACGATCGACACCACCAGCAGGCACCAGACCGCGAGCGGCCACCAGATCCGGCGGTACACCAGGATCCCGGCGCCGATGGCCGCGGCCAGGACGAGGAACCACTGGATCGGGAAGTCGTTGAGGTGGCGGGTGTGCTGCACGACGGCGTCGATGAGGCCGCGCTTCTTGCCCTCGTGGGTGACGAACGCGTGCCCGACGATGATCTCGGCCTGCTGCAGCACTCCGACGAACTGGGGAAGAAGCAGAACCAGTGCGGGCAGGCCGACGGCCAGCAGGGTGAGGAAATCGGCCAGCCGGCCGCGCACGGGGCGCAGCAGGCCGTCGAACAACCACCACGCGGCGACCAACAGCACGGCCACCACGCCACCGGTGATGTGGACGGAGAACACACCGATCACGGCGATGATCGCCAGCGGGATCCGGTCGCGGCGCCGCAGCGCCGAGATGGTCAGTGCCGCCGTGGGTACGGCCACGCCGTATGCGGCCAGATTGGGCATGGACGCGGTGTCGAATTCGACGTAGGGGACCGCGGTGAAGGATGCCGACAGAGCGGCCGCGGTGGCCGCGCACCCGGCGGTGCGCCATTGCCCAATCCCCGGGTCGCTACGCTCCTGCCCGCCGAACGTGGTCGTTCGGCGCAGTATCAGCCAGGTGAGACTGGCCGCGCTGACCGGGAACAGCCAGATCGAGGCGACGAGCGAGTTGATCGTGTACGCGGTGGTCGCCGCGGCGCCGCTGACCTGGCTGTAGATCGCGGCGAGCGCATGGAAGGTGGACGGGTAGTACAGCGCGTCGTGGGTCTCGACGTTACGCAGTTCCCCCATATGCGTCGGTGAGGCCTGGCCGGTGTCGAGGATCCAGCGGATGGTGTTGGCGTGCCAGACGGAGTCCCAGTTGCTGGGAATCGACTGCCAGTTCGGGAGTCCGCGCACCGCGGCGAACCAGATGAGCAGGGCGCCCAACACCACCCCGGCCGCCACCACCAGTGCAGGTCCGCGCTCTGCGGCGCGTTCCTCGGCGTCTCGGTCACCGAATCGGATGAGGAGCCGGCGCAAACCGAAAGTGATGCCGATCACAAGAATCAGGGCCACCAGGGCCGTCCAGACCATCCAGGGGATACCGACGGCGCCCATCGGCACGATGGCCAGTGCCACAACGCCATACGTCACCACGGGACCCACCGCCACGGCAGTCGGCCAGGTCAGGCCCGCCGTTCGTCCGACGATTGCTCCCGGGCACACCAGCAAAAGCAGGGCAATCAGCACCCCGAACGACAAGCCCACTGCACTAGTATGGCTGCCGAAGTGATCCGGCCCAGGACCCCGGCCCAAGACGCCGTGGTGCTCCCGGGCACTTACCGCAACTGTGTCTGTCTGCACGAATTGCAGACGCTCTAAGGTGGCTTGCATGGCTTATGACGTCGCTCGGGTGCGCGGATTGCACCCGTCACTTGGCGACGGCTGGGTGCATTTCGACGCACCGGACGGGATGCTGCTGCCCGACTCCGTGTCCACCACGGTGTCGACGGCCTTCCGTGGCTCCATGCCGATCGCATCCGGCCCGCATCCCTCCGCGCGACGCAGTGCCACTGTGCTGGCCGCCGCCCGCCAGGCCATCGCG
This genomic interval carries:
- a CDS encoding DUF6541 family protein — its product is MGLSFGVLIALLLLVCPGAIVGRTAGLTWPTAVAVGPVVTYGVVALAIVPMGAVGIPWMVWTALVALILVIGITFGLRRLLIRFGDRDAEERAAERGPALVVAAGVVLGALLIWFAAVRGLPNWQSIPSNWDSVWHANTIRWILDTGQASPTHMGELRNVETHDALYYPSTFHALAAIYSQVSGAAATTAYTINSLVASIWLFPVSAASLTWLILRRTTTFGGQERSDPGIGQWRTAGCAATAAALSASFTAVPYVEFDTASMPNLAAYGVAVPTAALTISALRRRDRIPLAIIAVIGVFSVHITGGVVAVLLVAAWWLFDGLLRPVRGRLADFLTLLAVGLPALVLLLPQFVGVLQQAEIIVGHAFVTHEGKKRGLIDAVVQHTRHLNDFPIQWFLVLAAAIGAGILVYRRIWWPLAVWCLLVVSIVHSSAPFGGIIGTLTGRFSDLFYSDPRRLSAVVTMLLTAAAGIGLYTVVALAVAAVRRFAHRGTPRVWHGVTAAVLVAVALTSAWHYFPRHRFLIGDKYDHVIIDDKDLEAMSYLAALPGARDTMIGDANTDGTAWMYAVAGLHPLWTHYDYPQQQGPGYHRFIFWAYADDADHDPRVAEAVHALNIRYVLTSTPVVRGFVMPDGLVSLDKSKSWAKIYDNGESRIYEWRGDTPSTPTNG